The Paraburkholderia fungorum genome window below encodes:
- a CDS encoding polysaccharide biosynthesis/export family protein, with translation MEVKHSNLWFPVLGRSGVKVFPITRLAGLAALSFALSACSIAPGMKMQSNSSLPVGDATAQTPAEKLPVPTTEVTLSSIDDISSQADHRDDANLAALLARAQSYTVGAGDVLQITVWDHPELAAALGAQPPADSRAYDPPPGFVIDDSGFLRFPYVGSVRVQGMKIDEIQQKIATELGKSFHNPQVTVRVASFRAKQVYVDGEVRTPGAQAVNDIPTSLYDAISHAGGFSAAADQSRITLTRDGRSYDINFTKMLQRGVNPSKIMLRAGDLVRVSAREENGVFVLGEVTKPVTALPLRSGQLTLSDAISQAGSISSTTADAAQLYVIRGVGKDAHVYHLDAGSPVSMILANRFELQPKDIVYVDGNGLVRFSRVLSLLLPGITAGLYAGLVTK, from the coding sequence ATTGAAGTGAAGCATTCGAACCTGTGGTTCCCTGTGCTCGGGCGCAGCGGAGTCAAAGTATTTCCGATAACGCGGCTGGCAGGACTCGCAGCGCTGTCGTTCGCGCTCTCGGCGTGCTCGATTGCGCCCGGCATGAAGATGCAAAGCAACTCGTCGTTACCTGTCGGCGATGCGACGGCCCAAACGCCGGCCGAAAAATTGCCTGTGCCGACAACGGAAGTGACGTTGTCGTCGATCGATGACATCAGCAGCCAGGCGGATCACCGCGACGACGCCAATCTCGCCGCCCTGCTCGCCCGCGCGCAGAGCTACACGGTCGGCGCCGGCGATGTGCTCCAGATCACCGTCTGGGACCACCCGGAACTCGCTGCCGCGCTGGGGGCGCAGCCGCCCGCCGACTCGCGTGCCTACGATCCGCCGCCTGGATTCGTTATCGACGATAGCGGCTTCCTGCGGTTCCCGTACGTCGGCAGCGTTCGGGTTCAGGGTATGAAGATCGACGAGATCCAGCAGAAGATCGCCACGGAATTGGGCAAATCGTTTCACAACCCTCAGGTGACGGTGCGCGTGGCGTCGTTTCGCGCCAAGCAGGTGTACGTCGACGGAGAAGTTCGCACGCCGGGCGCGCAAGCCGTCAACGATATTCCCACCAGCCTGTATGACGCGATCAGTCATGCGGGAGGATTCAGTGCGGCGGCGGATCAGAGCCGCATCACGTTGACCCGTGACGGTCGATCGTACGACATCAACTTCACGAAAATGCTGCAACGTGGTGTGAATCCATCAAAGATCATGCTGCGCGCCGGCGACCTCGTTCGTGTCTCCGCCAGAGAAGAAAACGGTGTGTTCGTGCTCGGCGAAGTGACCAAGCCCGTGACCGCACTTCCGCTACGCAGCGGACAACTCACGTTGAGCGACGCGATTTCGCAAGCCGGAAGCATCAGTTCAACGACGGCCGATGCAGCACAACTCTATGTCATTCGCGGCGTGGGCAAGGACGCGCACGTGTATCACCTCGACGCCGGCTCACCCGTGTCGATGATTCTCGCCAACCGCTTCGAATTGCAGCCCAAGGACATCGTGTATGTCGACGGCAACGGCCTGGTGCGGTTCAGCCGTGTCTTGAGTCTGCTGCTTCCTGGCATTACCGCAGGTCTCTATGCTGGCCTGGTGACGAAATGA
- a CDS encoding undecaprenyl-phosphate glucose phosphotransferase, with protein MKRTLSRAIDSGCLALAAVIATLIAPARSHENGALQLLFAIVILMASTAILPACRAYAVPPMRSIHRLCTRVLPAWLGLQFGGGLLLLSINRLDAAIASWMAWWTVVGVVMLAAWRLTGHTTDPALRARRRPARHVAVVGHGDYLKQIVAKVDARDHLDFRVADVVELHASNTGTDEEVVEFVETRFAHLVEQAKSGGIQEVWLALPLSAHAVTARCTDALRNTLVEIRLMPDFMPLGLYAGIASANALDIPSISLSPSAISDEAMAGKEIFDRAFALAALAALSPLFIAIAIAIKISSPGPVFFRQRRKGLKGRPFSIYKFRSMRVHAQEHGVVRQATRNDSRITRVGGFLRRTSLDEIPQFINVLRGDMSIVGPRPHALEHDDLYGPLILGYVDRYRIKPGITGWAQINGYRGETDALEKMAGRVEYDLYYLRHRSFWMDIKIVLHTVIRGFSGNQAY; from the coding sequence ATGAAAAGAACTCTCTCGCGTGCTATCGATAGCGGGTGCCTGGCGCTCGCAGCAGTCATTGCAACCCTGATCGCTCCTGCACGAAGCCATGAAAACGGCGCACTGCAGTTACTGTTCGCGATCGTGATCCTGATGGCGTCTACCGCCATTTTGCCGGCATGTCGTGCGTACGCCGTTCCTCCTATGCGCTCGATACATCGCCTATGTACTCGAGTTTTGCCGGCCTGGTTAGGTTTGCAGTTCGGGGGGGGGCTGCTCCTGCTTTCGATTAACCGGCTGGACGCGGCCATCGCTTCCTGGATGGCATGGTGGACAGTAGTCGGCGTCGTCATGCTTGCCGCCTGGCGCCTGACCGGGCACACGACGGATCCGGCCTTGCGTGCGCGAAGACGTCCGGCCCGCCATGTGGCCGTCGTCGGACATGGGGACTATCTCAAGCAGATCGTCGCCAAGGTGGATGCCCGCGACCATCTGGATTTTCGGGTCGCCGATGTCGTCGAGCTGCACGCCTCCAACACGGGAACGGACGAAGAAGTCGTTGAATTTGTCGAAACGCGCTTCGCTCACCTGGTGGAGCAGGCGAAATCCGGCGGCATCCAGGAAGTATGGCTCGCGTTGCCGTTGTCGGCTCATGCAGTCACGGCCCGTTGTACTGACGCGCTCCGGAACACACTCGTTGAGATCCGGTTAATGCCGGATTTCATGCCGTTAGGACTGTATGCGGGTATTGCATCGGCCAACGCACTCGACATTCCGTCGATCAGTCTGTCGCCGTCGGCCATTTCCGACGAAGCGATGGCCGGCAAGGAGATTTTCGACCGGGCTTTTGCGCTGGCTGCATTGGCCGCGCTCTCACCGCTGTTCATCGCGATCGCCATCGCTATCAAGATTTCGTCGCCGGGTCCGGTCTTTTTCCGGCAACGCCGCAAAGGCCTGAAGGGCCGGCCGTTTTCAATCTACAAGTTTCGCTCGATGCGGGTCCACGCACAGGAGCACGGCGTGGTGCGTCAGGCAACCCGCAACGACAGTCGTATTACGCGTGTTGGCGGCTTCCTTCGTCGTACCAGTCTCGACGAGATTCCGCAGTTCATCAATGTGCTACGCGGCGACATGTCGATCGTCGGTCCCCGGCCTCACGCGCTCGAACACGACGACCTGTACGGCCCCCTCATTCTCGGCTATGTCGACCGTTATCGAATCAAGCCCGGCATTACAGGATGGGCCCAGATCAACGGCTACCGGGGTGAGACGGACGCACTGGAAAAGATGGCCGGTCGCGTGGAGTACGACCTTTACTACCTGCGCCATCGATCGTTCTGGATGGACATCAAAATCGTTTTACACACGGTGATTCGTGGTTTTTCCGGCAACCAGGCCTATTAA
- a CDS encoding helix-turn-helix domain-containing protein, with protein sequence MESHYAKNVHALFALGAAATPAEKDERLLSWLRNTYPHAQIVHGVGAGRDTLRLAGLEPKESAEDQPTRTPVAPDAPPGHDATVSDAEAGIALSSALTVVTRDCGFETASQVAQALQPVTPKQFTRAVFDSSESRASDLIRTSAQHLRANSERRISIAKTAQLVAMSERNFLRRFKQEIGVTPTEFVLRVRLEKACHMLVDTDLPADKIARRTGLGSGDRLSKLFRQHLSMSPTEYRTAERNRLADNGASEPSTLRRVRRPAS encoded by the coding sequence TTGGAATCCCATTACGCGAAAAATGTCCACGCTCTGTTCGCACTCGGTGCCGCAGCTACACCGGCGGAGAAAGACGAGCGACTGCTTTCATGGTTACGCAACACCTACCCTCATGCCCAGATCGTCCACGGGGTTGGTGCTGGCCGCGACACGCTCCGCCTCGCCGGTCTCGAGCCGAAAGAATCGGCCGAGGACCAGCCAACGAGAACCCCTGTTGCGCCAGACGCTCCGCCCGGACACGATGCCACGGTTTCCGATGCGGAGGCGGGCATTGCACTAAGCAGCGCACTGACCGTTGTGACGCGGGACTGCGGTTTCGAGACCGCCAGTCAAGTTGCACAAGCCTTGCAACCCGTTACGCCAAAACAGTTCACTCGCGCAGTATTTGATTCCAGCGAGTCGCGTGCAAGCGACCTCATTCGCACCTCTGCACAACACCTGCGTGCCAATAGCGAGCGCCGAATTTCGATTGCAAAAACGGCGCAACTGGTCGCGATGAGTGAGCGCAATTTCCTGCGCCGCTTCAAGCAGGAAATCGGCGTCACTCCAACCGAGTTCGTTCTTCGGGTGCGCCTCGAGAAAGCTTGCCACATGCTGGTCGATACAGACCTGCCTGCCGACAAGATTGCCCGCCGCACCGGACTAGGCAGCGGCGACAGGCTCTCCAAACTGTTTCGTCAGCATTTGTCGATGTCACCGACCGAGTATCGGACCGCCGAGCGCAATCGTCTTGCCGATAACGGCGCGTCCGAACCCTCGACGCTCAGACGAGTGCGCCGCCCTGCCTCCTAA
- a CDS encoding GlxA family transcriptional regulator, which translates to MELVHTPPLDSRRRTVVQSQASRTIRVDMALFDGFALPKVAALIEIFHKANALSVSQRSGRIRYDISLLSVAGGRIASSSSVFVWTDSVDTHRGTNDTHVMFIAGGAGVQRACLDERLCHWLRHRHQFSEIVHPIAEGHLLLAAAGRSSRPVSRQDETPGAGRASLRNIAPTAVSTALQIIEQDLGSELAAYVAQSVLPVHKTPFGSSVARGAAPQVSDKIMASARWLDANVDRPISIDYAARLAAMSERNFLRRFKNEIGMTPSDYLLRSRLNLSCQMLVESRLPIDKIARRCGIGSGGQLAKLFRKYLSTTPTAYRTSNTTDQSGMS; encoded by the coding sequence ATGGAGCTGGTACATACTCCGCCGCTTGACTCACGTCGCCGCACGGTCGTACAGAGTCAGGCGAGCAGAACGATTCGCGTCGATATGGCGTTGTTCGACGGGTTTGCGCTGCCCAAAGTCGCGGCGCTGATCGAAATATTTCATAAGGCGAACGCGTTGTCGGTATCGCAAAGATCGGGCCGCATCCGCTATGACATATCGCTCCTTTCGGTAGCGGGAGGGCGTATCGCGAGTTCGTCCTCTGTTTTCGTCTGGACCGATAGCGTCGACACACACAGGGGAACGAACGACACACACGTGATGTTCATTGCCGGGGGCGCAGGCGTACAGCGGGCATGTCTCGATGAACGCCTCTGCCATTGGCTACGCCACCGGCACCAGTTTAGCGAGATAGTTCATCCCATCGCGGAAGGCCATCTGCTTCTCGCGGCCGCCGGACGTTCCAGTCGACCTGTTTCACGCCAGGATGAAACCCCCGGCGCAGGCCGCGCCTCGTTACGAAATATTGCACCCACCGCAGTGAGTACCGCTCTGCAGATCATCGAGCAAGATCTTGGCTCGGAGCTGGCGGCGTACGTCGCCCAGTCGGTTCTGCCAGTTCACAAGACGCCCTTCGGTTCTTCTGTCGCTCGAGGCGCAGCACCGCAGGTCAGCGACAAGATCATGGCATCGGCGCGTTGGCTGGATGCCAACGTCGATCGTCCCATTTCAATCGACTACGCGGCTCGCCTCGCTGCGATGAGCGAGCGCAACTTCTTACGGCGCTTCAAAAATGAAATAGGTATGACGCCGTCCGACTATCTTCTGCGTTCAAGATTGAATTTAAGCTGCCAAATGCTCGTCGAGTCGCGCTTGCCTATCGACAAGATCGCACGAAGATGTGGAATCGGCAGCGGTGGTCAATTAGCGAAACTGTTCAGAAAGTATCTTTCGACCACCCCCACCGCATATAGAACAAGCAACACGACTGATCAAAGCGGAATGTCCTGA
- a CDS encoding MFS transporter, with amino-acid sequence MQSWYSSMLASQRRTFWACFLGWVLDAMDVQIFAFVIPTLLTIWGMTKAQAGVLGTSALIFSAVGGVVAGLLADRIGRVRVLKIAILWFSLFTGLSALTNDFHQLLVTRSLQGLGFGGEWAAGAVLIGEVVDKRIRGRAVGSVQSGWPVGYALAALAYWALYSGLPEHLAWRALFMIGILPGLLVLWMRRNIEESSAFEAAAEYRKKSGLFGTFALIFSPGVFRLTALASLMAAGALGGNYTILTWLVTYLRQTQSLTVGMTSVYLAVNIFGSFCGYIGMAYLSDGLGRRKTFALSAAGATVTVLVYTQLHLPMSVLLLLGFPLGLFQSGIVSGMGACFTELFPAQIRGTAGGFSYNFGRGIGALVPAAVGLTSTSMGLAKSIGVWAALAYLLVFAVAIVIPETRNKELEVHV; translated from the coding sequence ATGCAGTCCTGGTACAGCAGTATGTTGGCCTCCCAACGCCGCACTTTTTGGGCGTGCTTCCTGGGTTGGGTTCTCGACGCGATGGACGTGCAGATCTTCGCGTTCGTCATTCCTACCTTGTTGACGATCTGGGGAATGACCAAAGCTCAGGCCGGCGTGCTCGGGACATCGGCATTAATCTTTTCCGCAGTCGGCGGTGTAGTCGCCGGTCTGCTCGCTGACCGTATCGGACGGGTGCGTGTCCTCAAAATCGCCATTCTGTGGTTTTCCCTGTTCACAGGGCTGTCGGCATTGACGAACGATTTCCATCAGTTGCTTGTCACCCGTAGTCTTCAGGGGCTGGGCTTTGGCGGAGAGTGGGCCGCAGGCGCCGTCCTTATAGGGGAGGTGGTCGATAAGCGCATTCGTGGACGCGCGGTCGGCTCGGTGCAAAGTGGCTGGCCCGTCGGCTACGCACTGGCCGCCCTCGCATATTGGGCGCTCTACAGCGGGTTGCCGGAGCACCTGGCGTGGCGTGCATTGTTCATGATCGGCATCCTGCCGGGTCTGCTCGTGCTTTGGATGCGCCGGAACATTGAAGAATCGTCCGCCTTCGAAGCAGCGGCGGAGTATCGCAAGAAGAGCGGCCTGTTTGGTACCTTCGCGCTGATTTTTTCACCCGGCGTCTTTCGCCTGACCGCGCTCGCGTCTCTGATGGCCGCAGGGGCGCTGGGCGGCAACTACACGATCCTTACCTGGTTGGTCACCTATCTGCGGCAAACACAAAGTCTGACCGTTGGCATGACGTCGGTTTATCTCGCGGTGAACATCTTTGGTTCGTTTTGCGGCTATATCGGCATGGCCTACCTCAGCGACGGCCTTGGCCGCCGTAAAACGTTCGCACTGTCGGCGGCCGGTGCCACGGTTACCGTGCTGGTCTACACGCAGTTGCATCTGCCGATGAGCGTGCTGCTACTGCTTGGTTTTCCGCTCGGACTCTTTCAGTCCGGCATCGTGTCCGGCATGGGCGCGTGCTTTACAGAACTTTTCCCCGCGCAGATCAGAGGGACGGCCGGAGGCTTTTCATACAACTTTGGCCGAGGTATTGGCGCGCTCGTGCCCGCCGCTGTCGGCCTGACCAGCACATCGATGGGTCTTGCAAAATCGATCGGCGTATGGGCTGCGCTCGCCTACCTGCTGGTGTTCGCCGTTGCGATCGTCATACCCGAAACCCGTAATAAGGAGCTCGAAGTCCATGTCTGA
- a CDS encoding thiamine pyrophosphate-binding protein, with the protein MSETLASRNGGQILVDALARNAVDTVYCVPGESYLPVLDALHDAHGIRTIVTRHEGAASNMADAHGKLTGRPGICFVTRGPGATHASNGVHTAREDSTPMILFIGQVERGFIGREAFQEVDYRQMFGGLAKWVTEIDSLERIPEIVAKAFSIAMSGRPGPVVIGLPEDVLFNSGVAADAPAVRVAQAAPESSAMAELARLLETARQPLVVVGGTGWDREACDALRRFVVAHNLPVAASFRRQDLFDNRDSHYVGQLGLGVSPQLAARAREADLLIVIGSRLSETTSSGYTVFESPRPRQTLVHVHPDPQELGRVYQADLPINSGMRAFAHALDALSPTADDSARNDAQVWHAWTAAARADYLAHSKPPAPAPELAGVDLASVVTHLNNVLPDDAVITNGAGNYTVWVHRFYRYRQGATELAPTNGAMGYGFPAAIAAKLRYPERDVVCFAGDGCFMMYPQELATAMQFGAPLVVIVVNNGMLGTIRMHQEREYPGRVSATRLSNPDFIAFAKSFGAHAERVERTEDFPAAFARAQQSGVAALIELRTDPRQITPANRLVEL; encoded by the coding sequence ATGTCTGAAACACTTGCATCGCGCAACGGCGGTCAGATTCTCGTTGACGCGTTGGCGCGCAATGCCGTCGATACCGTGTATTGCGTACCCGGCGAAAGCTATTTGCCGGTCCTCGACGCGCTGCACGACGCGCACGGTATTCGCACCATCGTCACGCGTCACGAGGGCGCGGCGTCCAATATGGCGGACGCGCACGGCAAATTGACCGGTCGTCCCGGCATCTGTTTCGTGACGCGAGGCCCGGGCGCCACCCATGCATCGAACGGTGTGCACACCGCCCGCGAAGACTCGACGCCGATGATCCTGTTCATCGGCCAGGTCGAGCGGGGCTTCATTGGACGTGAGGCTTTCCAGGAGGTCGACTATCGCCAGATGTTCGGCGGGCTCGCGAAATGGGTCACGGAAATCGACAGCCTTGAGCGGATTCCGGAGATCGTGGCGAAGGCCTTTAGCATCGCGATGTCGGGACGCCCTGGGCCGGTGGTGATTGGTTTGCCCGAGGACGTGCTGTTCAATTCAGGGGTCGCTGCCGACGCACCAGCAGTGCGCGTCGCGCAGGCCGCGCCGGAATCGTCTGCGATGGCCGAACTCGCGCGTTTGCTCGAGACGGCACGTCAACCGCTGGTCGTGGTTGGCGGGACGGGCTGGGACAGAGAAGCGTGCGACGCGTTAAGGCGTTTCGTGGTCGCGCATAATCTGCCGGTCGCCGCGTCGTTCCGTCGCCAGGACCTCTTCGACAACCGGGATTCCCATTATGTTGGCCAACTGGGACTGGGTGTCTCGCCGCAACTGGCAGCCCGTGCCCGCGAGGCCGATCTGCTGATCGTGATCGGCTCGCGCCTGAGTGAAACGACGTCCTCCGGCTATACGGTGTTCGAGAGTCCTCGACCGCGACAGACCCTGGTCCACGTGCACCCCGACCCGCAGGAACTGGGGCGCGTCTATCAGGCAGATTTGCCGATCAACTCCGGAATGCGCGCGTTTGCCCACGCTTTGGACGCGCTATCGCCAACGGCTGACGACAGCGCTCGCAACGACGCACAGGTCTGGCACGCGTGGACCGCTGCCGCCCGCGCCGACTACCTCGCACATTCGAAGCCGCCCGCTCCGGCGCCGGAGCTTGCGGGCGTGGATCTGGCGTCTGTCGTGACTCATCTGAACAACGTTTTGCCGGACGACGCGGTCATCACCAACGGCGCAGGCAACTACACGGTCTGGGTGCATCGCTTCTATCGATACCGGCAGGGCGCAACCGAACTCGCGCCGACCAACGGAGCGATGGGCTATGGCTTTCCCGCCGCGATCGCCGCGAAGCTGCGGTATCCCGAGCGCGACGTCGTGTGCTTCGCGGGCGACGGCTGCTTCATGATGTATCCGCAAGAGCTTGCAACCGCGATGCAGTTCGGCGCACCGCTGGTTGTGATCGTCGTCAATAACGGCATGCTCGGCACGATCCGCATGCATCAGGAGCGCGAATATCCGGGGCGCGTCTCGGCGACGCGGCTCTCTAACCCGGACTTCATCGCGTTCGCGAAGTCGTTTGGCGCCCATGCTGAACGCGTCGAGCGCACCGAGGACTTTCCTGCCGCGTTTGCGCGCGCACAGCAGTCGGGTGTGGCCGCACTGATCGAGTTGCGCACCGATCCGCGACAGATCACGCCTGCCAACCGTCTCGTGGAGCTCTGA
- a CDS encoding LysR family transcriptional regulator: MNSDDLELFSRVARTRSISRAALETGINQSTVSRRITMLETELGVRLFRRSGRGVTLTERGQVLLAYAATMEKTLEEATRTLRNSSELGPAQICIAAQPTVARIMFGALRHELGARYPQTRVRFVEGLASQLLGMLQDGKIDIGIMYVPEQRGALQYDLLFSERVCLITPPDYPLRGDSINVSELANIPLILPSTHHGLRLLVESLAAREGFTPKIALECDGSISITKRLVLANCGCSVLPAAAVVEEVAAGRLKSFRLDNPAVERDVAIVWSQNSSTSGGLWDIAQIIRDTAATLVRNNEWPGTAASVGRPDSPTLVKP; the protein is encoded by the coding sequence ATGAATTCGGACGACCTCGAACTTTTCTCTCGCGTCGCGAGAACACGCAGCATCTCGCGCGCAGCACTGGAAACCGGTATCAACCAGTCAACCGTCAGCCGGCGTATCACCATGCTGGAAACCGAGCTCGGCGTACGCCTGTTCCGACGAAGTGGCCGGGGCGTCACGCTGACCGAACGCGGCCAGGTGTTGCTCGCCTACGCCGCGACCATGGAGAAAACTCTCGAAGAAGCGACCCGAACCCTTCGCAACAGTTCCGAACTCGGACCGGCACAGATTTGTATCGCCGCCCAGCCGACCGTCGCGCGGATCATGTTCGGCGCGCTGCGACATGAACTGGGCGCTCGCTATCCGCAGACACGGGTCCGGTTTGTCGAAGGTCTTGCCAGCCAGCTTCTGGGCATGCTGCAGGACGGCAAGATAGACATCGGCATCATGTATGTGCCCGAGCAGCGCGGAGCATTGCAGTACGATCTGTTGTTCAGCGAACGCGTCTGCCTCATCACGCCACCCGACTATCCATTGCGCGGCGACTCGATCAACGTGAGCGAACTCGCCAACATCCCGTTGATCCTGCCTAGCACGCATCACGGCTTACGTTTGCTGGTCGAATCGCTCGCCGCACGTGAAGGCTTCACGCCTAAAATCGCGCTCGAATGCGACGGCTCGATCTCGATTACAAAGCGGCTGGTGCTCGCTAACTGCGGATGTTCAGTGTTACCTGCCGCTGCCGTCGTCGAAGAGGTCGCGGCTGGACGACTCAAAAGCTTCCGCCTCGACAACCCGGCAGTGGAACGCGATGTTGCCATCGTCTGGTCCCAGAACAGTTCGACATCCGGGGGCCTCTGGGATATCGCGCAGATCATCCGCGATACGGCAGCGACGCTGGTGCGCAACAACGAATGGCCCGGCACCGCAGCCAGCGTCGGCCGGCCAGATAGTCCGACGCTGGTCAAGCCCTGA
- a CDS encoding alpha/beta fold hydrolase, with the protein MILTQPVFYELPQIPTPTVLMIGDKDTTAIGKEYAPMAIRSSLGNYPELARAAAAVIPDVKLIEFTDSGHAPQMREPALFHKVLLRELANGATLQ; encoded by the coding sequence ATGATTCTGACGCAGCCGGTGTTCTACGAGTTGCCGCAGATCCCTACACCGACCGTGCTGATGATCGGGGACAAGGACACCACGGCCATTGGTAAGGAATATGCGCCTATGGCGATCCGTTCTTCACTCGGCAATTATCCGGAACTTGCCCGGGCTGCTGCAGCGGTGATTCCGGATGTGAAACTGATTGAGTTCACTGATTCCGGACATGCTCCTCAAATGCGGGAACCTGCGCTCTTTCACAAGGTGCTGCTTCGCGAGCTGGCGAATGGCGCAACTTTGCAGTAG
- a CDS encoding putative quinol monooxygenase produces the protein MAQLCSSDASFTGTLGAVRRFPHFLFTIDRDALRMKIFLAASIVASVALSGAASAAEVAKSASPLAIYAVVHVDIEPKDLKTALPLLQSFEQQAAHDTAVVSIDVLQQMGAENHFTLLEKFSSAAGYDDFVSRPYVKALRSGLQPLLGGPFDERIHRAMPQTQ, from the coding sequence ATGGCGCAACTTTGCAGTAGCGACGCGAGCTTTACCGGAACGTTGGGGGCGGTGCGCCGCTTTCCGCACTTTCTTTTTACAATCGATCGGGATGCTTTAAGAATGAAGATTTTTCTGGCTGCCTCTATTGTGGCAAGCGTAGCGTTGTCTGGCGCGGCATCCGCGGCTGAAGTGGCAAAGTCCGCGAGCCCTCTTGCGATTTATGCGGTCGTGCATGTAGACATCGAACCCAAGGACCTTAAGACCGCACTGCCGCTGTTGCAGTCGTTCGAACAACAGGCAGCGCATGATACGGCGGTGGTCAGCATAGATGTGCTGCAGCAGATGGGCGCGGAAAATCACTTCACATTGCTTGAGAAGTTCTCTTCTGCCGCGGGCTACGACGACTTTGTCTCCCGGCCTTATGTCAAGGCGCTGCGTTCCGGTTTGCAACCACTCCTGGGCGGCCCCTTCGATGAGCGGATTCACCGTGCAATGCCACAGACGCAATAG
- a CDS encoding transporter substrate-binding domain-containing protein, producing the protein MAIVDAAGRRALFTWFGVACLMGFGVTAVHAQSASDASTCVSGPVDASVVNALAPNGTLRASINLGNPVLATLDTQGAKAVGVSVDLATELARRLGVPLQLVPVKSAKASVENVENNQADIGFFAVDPKRGGEISFTAPYVLIEGAYAVRSDSPITLNEQVDRPDITVAVSRGSAYDLFLSRTLQHAKIVRISPSSAVMPAFLSEHLDVLAGIKPQLEQQASSAGGLRVLDQRFMVIRQAMGVRKSRGAIAAACLANFIDTMRASGFVAASLARNHVEGASVAKDGD; encoded by the coding sequence ATGGCAATCGTTGATGCCGCCGGACGGCGAGCACTTTTCACCTGGTTCGGCGTGGCCTGTTTGATGGGCTTTGGTGTGACGGCTGTGCACGCGCAGTCAGCCTCAGATGCATCCACTTGCGTCAGCGGACCTGTCGACGCATCGGTCGTCAACGCATTGGCGCCGAACGGAACGCTGCGTGCATCAATCAATCTGGGTAATCCGGTTCTTGCCACGCTTGATACTCAAGGCGCAAAAGCTGTCGGCGTGTCCGTCGATCTCGCTACGGAACTGGCCAGGCGTCTTGGCGTGCCCCTGCAGCTCGTCCCCGTCAAGTCTGCAAAAGCCTCTGTCGAGAATGTCGAGAACAATCAGGCCGACATAGGGTTTTTCGCTGTCGATCCGAAGCGTGGTGGAGAGATCAGTTTTACAGCGCCCTACGTGTTGATTGAAGGCGCGTATGCCGTCCGCAGCGATTCGCCGATTACCCTCAACGAGCAGGTTGACCGGCCGGATATCACCGTGGCTGTCAGCAGAGGTAGTGCATACGACCTGTTTTTGTCGCGTACGTTGCAACACGCGAAGATCGTGCGGATTTCGCCGTCGTCGGCGGTCATGCCGGCTTTCTTGAGCGAACATCTCGATGTCCTGGCCGGGATCAAGCCACAGCTGGAGCAACAGGCATCGAGTGCCGGTGGCCTGCGTGTGCTAGATCAACGATTCATGGTGATCCGGCAGGCGATGGGGGTGCGTAAGTCGCGAGGCGCTATAGCCGCCGCCTGTCTTGCGAACTTTATCGACACGATGAGAGCGTCTGGATTCGTTGCTGCGTCGCTCGCGCGAAACCACGTTGAGGGTGCATCGGTTGCAAAGGATGGCGACTAG